The following are encoded together in the Salmonella enterica subsp. enterica serovar Choleraesuis genome:
- the pdxB gene encoding erythronate-4-phosphate dehydrogenase — MTQVQNVKILVDENMPYARELFSRLGEVTAVPGRPIPLNELNDADALMVRSVTKVNQELLAGTPVRFVGTATAGTDHVDEKALAAANIGFSAAPGCNAIAVVEYVFSSLLLLAERDGFALSDRCVGIVGVGNVGSRLQARLEALGIRTLLCDPPRADKGDAGDWCSLETIVEQADIVTFHTPLYKEGQYKTLHLADEALIRRLKPGTILINACRGAVVDNSALLKCLTEGQELSTVLDVWENEPMLSQELLAQVDIGTPHIAGYTLEGKARGTTQVFEAYSQFIGQPQTVALSSLLPAPEFGRITFHGALDQATFKRLSHLVYDVRRDDAPLRKVAGIPGEFDKLRKYYQERREWSSLTVVCDDAASAELLTKLGFNAVFEANA; from the coding sequence GCGAACTGTTCAGCCGCCTGGGTGAGGTGACTGCGGTTCCTGGACGGCCGATTCCCCTTAATGAGCTGAACGATGCCGATGCGCTGATGGTTCGCTCGGTCACTAAAGTCAATCAGGAACTGCTTGCCGGCACGCCGGTACGCTTTGTTGGTACCGCAACGGCGGGAACCGACCACGTGGATGAAAAGGCTCTGGCCGCTGCTAACATCGGCTTTTCTGCCGCACCCGGCTGCAATGCGATTGCGGTTGTGGAATACGTTTTCTCCTCGTTGCTGCTGCTGGCTGAGCGCGACGGCTTTGCGTTAAGCGACCGCTGCGTGGGTATTGTTGGGGTGGGCAATGTGGGTTCTCGCCTGCAGGCCCGCCTTGAAGCTCTGGGTATCCGCACTTTACTGTGCGATCCGCCGCGTGCCGATAAAGGCGATGCCGGTGACTGGTGCTCGCTGGAAACTATCGTTGAGCAGGCCGATATCGTGACTTTCCACACTCCGCTTTACAAAGAGGGGCAGTATAAAACCCTGCACCTGGCGGATGAGGCACTTATTCGTCGCCTGAAACCCGGCACTATTTTGATTAACGCCTGCCGTGGCGCGGTAGTTGATAACAGCGCGCTGCTGAAATGCCTGACCGAAGGGCAGGAGCTGTCTACGGTGCTGGATGTCTGGGAAAACGAACCAATGCTCTCTCAAGAGCTGCTGGCTCAGGTAGATATCGGCACGCCGCATATTGCTGGTTACACCCTGGAAGGCAAAGCCCGCGGCACCACTCAGGTATTTGAGGCATACAGCCAGTTTATAGGTCAGCCGCAGACGGTGGCGCTTTCTTCGCTGCTGCCTGCTCCGGAGTTTGGCCGCATTACTTTCCACGGTGCGCTGGACCAGGCAACGTTCAAGCGCCTGTCTCATCTGGTGTATGATGTGCGCCGCGATGATGCGCCGCTGCGTAAAGTTGCGGGGATCCCGGGCGAGTTCGATAAGCTGCGTAAATACTACCAGGAGCGTCGCGAATGGTCGTCGCTGACCGTGGTTTGCGATGATGCCGCCAGCGCCGAACTGTTGACTAAACTCGGATTCAATGCGGTTTTTGAAGCCAACGCATAA
- a CDS encoding aspartate-semialdehyde dehydrogenase — protein MSEGWSIAILGATGAVGEALLELLEERQFPVGELALLARSESAGETRRFNGKSLKIQDASDFDWTQAQLAFFVAGAEASARYAEEATNAGCLVIDSSGLFALEPDVPLVVPDVNPFVLADYRNRNLVATADSLTSQLLVALKPLIEEGGLSRIQVTNLLSVSARGKAAVDALAGQSARLLNGMPLDDADYFGRQLAFNMLPLLPDQAGSVREERRLVDEVRKILQDEGLLISVSSVQAPVFYGHAQMVGFEALRPLASEEARDAFARGEDIELSEANEFPTQVSDASGNVALSVGCVRNDYGMPEQVQFWSVADNVRFGGALMALKTAEKLVQEYMY, from the coding sequence ATGTCTGAAGGCTGGAGTATTGCTATTTTGGGCGCAACCGGCGCTGTCGGTGAAGCGCTGCTGGAACTGCTGGAAGAGCGTCAATTCCCGGTTGGCGAACTTGCGCTGCTGGCCCGCAGCGAAAGCGCAGGTGAGACCCGCCGTTTTAACGGCAAAAGCCTGAAAATTCAGGATGCCAGCGACTTTGACTGGACCCAGGCACAACTGGCCTTTTTTGTGGCCGGCGCTGAAGCTAGCGCTCGTTATGCCGAAGAAGCCACCAACGCTGGCTGCCTGGTTATCGACAGCAGCGGCCTGTTTGCCCTGGAGCCGGATGTGCCGCTGGTCGTTCCGGATGTTAATCCGTTCGTGCTGGCCGATTACCGTAACCGTAATCTGGTGGCAACTGCCGACAGCCTTACCAGTCAGCTTCTGGTTGCCCTTAAGCCGCTGATTGAAGAAGGTGGTTTATCGCGGATTCAGGTGACTAACCTGCTGTCAGTATCTGCCCGCGGAAAGGCAGCGGTCGATGCGCTGGCCGGACAGAGTGCGCGCCTGCTCAATGGGATGCCGCTGGACGATGCCGACTATTTTGGCCGTCAGCTGGCTTTCAACATGTTGCCACTGCTGCCGGATCAGGCAGGAAGCGTGCGTGAAGAGCGCCGCCTGGTGGATGAAGTGCGGAAAATTTTGCAGGATGAAGGGCTGTTAATCTCGGTCAGCAGCGTGCAGGCACCGGTGTTCTACGGCCACGCGCAGATGGTTGGCTTTGAGGCATTGCGCCCGCTGGCCAGCGAAGAGGCTCGTGACGCATTCGCACGCGGCGAAGACATTGAGCTGTCTGAGGCCAATGAATTCCCGACCCAGGTAAGCGATGCTTCGGGCAATGTGGCGCTGTCGGTTGGCTGCGTTCGCAATGATTACGGTATGCCAGAACAGGTTCAGTTCTGGTCGGTTGCTGACAACGTCCGCTTTGGCGGCGCGCTGATGGCGCTAAAAACCGCCGAGAAGCTGGTTCAGGAGTACATGTACTAA
- the truA gene encoding tRNA pseudouridine synthase A, producing MSDVTGDTPLYRIALGIEYDGSRYYGWQRQQEVRSVQEKLEKALTQVANEPINVFCAGRTDAGVHATGQVVHFETRSLRKDAAWTLGINANLPKDIAVRWVHSVPESFHARFSATARRYRYIIYNERLRPAVMGQGVTHFHLPLDAALMHEAAQCLLGENDFTSFRAVQCQSRTPWRNVMHVHVNRYGSYVVVDIKANAFVHHMVRNIVGSLLEVGCGNKPVGWMAELLAEKDRTLAAATARAEGLYLVAVDYPQEFAIPRPHMGPLFLAD from the coding sequence ATGAGCGATGTCACCGGGGATACGCCGCTTTACCGTATCGCTCTGGGTATTGAATATGATGGCAGCCGTTATTACGGCTGGCAGCGCCAGCAAGAGGTGCGTAGCGTTCAGGAGAAGCTGGAAAAGGCGCTAACGCAGGTAGCCAATGAACCTATAAATGTATTCTGTGCCGGTCGTACCGATGCAGGCGTGCATGCTACCGGTCAGGTGGTGCATTTTGAAACCCGCTCCCTGCGTAAGGACGCGGCCTGGACGCTGGGTATTAATGCGAATTTACCTAAGGATATCGCGGTGCGCTGGGTGCACAGCGTGCCGGAATCTTTTCATGCCCGATTTAGCGCTACGGCGCGCCGCTATCGTTACATCATCTACAATGAGCGTTTGCGCCCGGCGGTGATGGGGCAGGGAGTGACGCATTTTCATCTGCCGCTTGACGCTGCGCTGATGCATGAGGCGGCTCAGTGTCTGCTGGGCGAGAACGACTTTACCTCGTTTCGCGCCGTGCAGTGCCAGTCGCGCACCCCGTGGCGCAATGTGATGCATGTTCATGTTAACCGCTATGGCAGCTATGTCGTGGTGGATATCAAAGCCAATGCATTTGTACACCATATGGTGCGCAATATTGTTGGCAGCCTGCTGGAAGTAGGTTGTGGCAACAAGCCGGTGGGCTGGATGGCTGAACTGCTGGCCGAGAAGGACAGGACTTTAGCCGCCGCGACTGCGCGCGCGGAAGGTCTGTATTTGGTTGCTGTGGATTACCCGCAAGAATTTGCTATTCCGCGCCCGCATATGGGGCCACTTTTTTTAGCTGACTAA